GCCGGTCGGTGGAACGGATGAGAACGAACAAGCGGCACGTGACACGCCGGCACAGCAGTCCCCCCCTGTGCTGTTGGAGACGCTCGCCGCGCGAATGCCCGAGCCAGTGGTCGTTACCGCCGCAAGCGGAGAGATACAGACCGGGAACGACCATCTCTGTGACCTCCTCGACTCGGACCCGTCGGACGTGTTTGGGAGCCCAATAGCTGAGTTCTTCCCGGGATTGAGTGATGTTGACCTCGGAACCCACTGCAGTCAGTCGCCAGGAACACCGCTGGTGTCGTCGTGTTCCGTCGGTGATACGGACCAGTGGGTCGAGATTACCTTCGAGCCCCAGCAGTGGGACGGCGAGGCGCTGTACCTTGGTATCGTCCACGATATCACCGAGCGCCACGAGCGGACGGAGATGCTCGAACAGTACGAGCGCATCGTCGAGACCATCGAGGACGGGATATACACGCTTGACGAGGCGTTCACGATGCAGACGGTCAACAGCGCCGTCGAGTCGATGACCGGCTACGACAAGGACACACTGGTCGGGTCGAACGCGACGCTGCTGGCGGACGAATCAGTCATCGAGGACGCTGCGGAGATGTCACGGCAGTTCATCGAAGGTGAACGCGACGTGGGGACGCTGACGACGGACCTCAGAACGGCTGACGGGGACACGCTCCCGATAGAGACCAAGTTCACGACGTACGACCGCGAAGACGGGAGCTACCGGCAAGTCGGCGTCGTTCGTGACATCTCGGACCGGAAGCGGTTCGAGGAGACGCTCGCGGCGTTACACGAGTCGACCCGAAAGCTGTTACACACGGAAACGAAGACTGCCGTAGCAGAGCAGATACTCGACACGGCCGTCGACGTGCTGGAGCTCCCTGACGTGGGGATTTACCTGTTCGACCGAAGCGACAACACTCTCCATAGCGTCGGCGACGCCGGGGAGAACCGGAGTTCGTCAATCGGGCCGGGGGACAGCACAGTGTGGGACGTGTTCGTGCAGGACAGCGCCGTCGAGGTCGCCCCGGGAGAGAGTATCGACCTCGGGGTGGGCCCGGTCACGGTGGACGCGAAGCGACTCTGTCTCCCGCTCGAAGACCACGGCGTGTTCTACATCGAACTGGGCGAGCAACACAGCGACGCCAGAACGCGCGAGATGGTTGACCTGCTCGCTGCCAGCGCGGAAGCCGCGCTTGCGCGCGTCGACCGCGAGACGACGCTCCGCGAGCGCGAGGCCGAGCGCCGCGAACAGAACCGTGAGCTGCGACGGCTCAAGCAGGTCAACGCGATTATCCGCCGGATCGATCAGGTGCTCGTCGACGCGGAGACCACCGAGGAAATCGAGCAGGCGGTGTGTGACCAGTTGGCCGAATCACAGTGGTTCTCCTTCGCTTGGCTCGGCCGACAGGATGCGACGGAACTCGTGCCCAGAGCGTGGGCGGGTGACACCGCTAGCTATCTGGACGCCATCTCGCTGTCGCTGGAGCGCGACGGGGGGCCGCCGGCCGTCCAGACTGCCCAGTCCGAAGCAATGACTATCATCCCGTCAGTGGCAGACAACCTCCGGGGAGACCACTGGCGGACGGAAGCGCTGTCTCGCGAGTTCCAGTCAGCGCTCAGTATCCCACTCGAATACGACGACTTCGTCTACGGGGTCCTGACAGTGTACGCCGAGCAGGAAAACGGGTTCGACGAGATGCTGCAGGAGGTGTTCGCCGAACTCGGTGAGACCATCGCGAACGCGATACGGGAGGTCGAGTCCCGACAGCGACGGGCCGGCGACGGAACCGTCGAACTTGAACTATCACTGTCAGCCCCACAGTCGTTCCTGACACAGCTCTCAGATCGGGTCGGCGTACAGGTCGTCTGTGAGGGAGCCGTACAGCGCAGCGACGGGGCGATCCGTCTCTTCCTCGCGATCTCGGACTGTGACCCGACTGTCGTCGAGGAGCAGATGCTGTCGATGGCTCGTGTTGACACAGCACGAGCGATTTCGACCGACCAGTCCGACGGGCTTTACGAAGTCGTCGTGACGGGCCAGACCGTCGCGGAGACGCTACTGGAACAGGGCGGGCGGTTGAAATCGATCCGAACGTCGACGGGCGGACTCACGGTGACCGTTGTCGTCTCGGGTGAAACCGATGTCCGGCAGTTCGTCGAACAGCTCGGCGAACGCTACGCCAACGTCGCACTGATCGCGCGCCGTGACGGCTCACAGTCCGACGGTCAGAGAGACGGGACGGTCCGGTCGGCACTGGAAGAGCAACTCACCGACAGACAGCTCGAAGTGCTCCAGACAGCGTATCTGAGTGGCTTTTTCGACTGGCCCCGGGAGACGACCGGTCAGGAGA
The Haloarcula sp. CBA1129 genome window above contains:
- a CDS encoding bacterio-opsin activator domain-containing protein, which gives rise to MEKPVGGTDENEQAARDTPAQQSPPVLLETLAARMPEPVVVTAASGEIQTGNDHLCDLLDSDPSDVFGSPIAEFFPGLSDVDLGTHCSQSPGTPLVSSCSVGDTDQWVEITFEPQQWDGEALYLGIVHDITERHERTEMLEQYERIVETIEDGIYTLDEAFTMQTVNSAVESMTGYDKDTLVGSNATLLADESVIEDAAEMSRQFIEGERDVGTLTTDLRTADGDTLPIETKFTTYDREDGSYRQVGVVRDISDRKRFEETLAALHESTRKLLHTETKTAVAEQILDTAVDVLELPDVGIYLFDRSDNTLHSVGDAGENRSSSIGPGDSTVWDVFVQDSAVEVAPGESIDLGVGPVTVDAKRLCLPLEDHGVFYIELGEQHSDARTREMVDLLAASAEAALARVDRETTLREREAERREQNRELRRLKQVNAIIRRIDQVLVDAETTEEIEQAVCDQLAESQWFSFAWLGRQDATELVPRAWAGDTASYLDAISLSLERDGGPPAVQTAQSEAMTIIPSVADNLRGDHWRTEALSREFQSALSIPLEYDDFVYGVLTVYAEQENGFDEMLQEVFAELGETIANAIREVESRQRRAGDGTVELELSLSAPQSFLTQLSDRVGVQVVCEGAVQRSDGAIRLFLAISDCDPTVVEEQMLSMARVDTARAISTDQSDGLYEVVVTGQTVAETLLEQGGRLKSIRTSTGGLTVTVVVSGETDVRQFVEQLGERYANVALIARRDGSQSDGQRDGTVRSALEEQLTDRQLEVLQTAYLSGFFDWPRETTGQEIASSLDVSQPTVNRHLRVSERKLLELVFGDS